One Rhodococcus sp. P1Y DNA window includes the following coding sequences:
- a CDS encoding M23 family metallopeptidase, translating into MNRRTTLSKCACMVTVAIVAVACSSSTEGSVDSTESTPSVSLSESSPTTSAAEPPPEFTPVLGRVLEAPEPVLATDSKTHLVYELVLTNVLAQPVTLESVEVRSDGDSLLTLDAAELPAWLRVLGSATPGTVLGPGQSGIVWVDVAFDDPAQVPGSLRHVVTATPENAAPPLVPTTLTEDIAYTDVPDSSPVVISPPLRGSGWLDGNGCCAVTPHRGAVNPIGGGLFAAERFAIDYVQLNQDGKMFDGPANVLESYAYFGDEIHAVGDGPVVAVVDGLPEQTAGTSPVGLPVDQYGGNHVVQDLGGGHYAFYAHLKTGSTSDVAVGDELKTGTKVGLLGNSGNTDAPHLHFHVMDGPDPLHANGIPFVFDSFELTSKLAGEEALDQLVSTGGPAAMDPTFTSADRSEQLPLTFDVMTYNE; encoded by the coding sequence ATGAACCGCAGAACCACTCTGTCGAAGTGCGCCTGCATGGTTACCGTCGCGATCGTGGCCGTGGCCTGCTCGTCCTCCACCGAGGGCTCGGTTGATTCGACCGAATCGACCCCTTCTGTCAGCTTGTCCGAATCTTCGCCGACCACGTCCGCGGCGGAGCCACCTCCCGAGTTCACGCCGGTGCTCGGTCGTGTGCTGGAAGCGCCCGAACCAGTCCTCGCGACCGACAGCAAAACCCACCTGGTCTACGAGCTCGTTCTCACCAACGTACTGGCACAGCCGGTGACGCTGGAGTCCGTGGAAGTCCGCAGCGACGGCGACAGCCTTCTGACGCTGGACGCCGCCGAGCTTCCGGCATGGCTCCGAGTTCTGGGTTCCGCTACGCCCGGAACGGTGCTGGGACCGGGGCAGAGCGGCATCGTGTGGGTGGACGTCGCATTCGACGACCCTGCTCAGGTGCCCGGATCGCTACGGCACGTCGTGACCGCGACGCCGGAGAACGCAGCTCCGCCCCTGGTCCCGACTACCCTCACCGAGGATATTGCGTACACGGATGTGCCGGACTCTTCTCCGGTGGTGATCTCCCCACCTCTTCGTGGCAGCGGGTGGCTCGACGGAAACGGTTGCTGCGCCGTGACGCCGCATCGAGGGGCAGTCAATCCGATCGGGGGAGGGCTGTTCGCTGCGGAGCGCTTCGCAATCGACTATGTCCAGCTGAACCAGGACGGCAAGATGTTCGACGGTCCAGCGAACGTGCTCGAGAGCTACGCGTATTTCGGCGACGAGATACATGCCGTCGGCGACGGGCCCGTCGTGGCAGTTGTCGACGGTCTTCCCGAACAAACAGCAGGCACCAGTCCAGTCGGACTTCCTGTCGATCAGTACGGCGGTAACCACGTCGTGCAAGATCTGGGCGGCGGGCACTACGCGTTCTACGCCCATCTGAAGACGGGTAGCACCAGTGACGTCGCGGTGGGTGACGAGTTGAAGACGGGGACGAAAGTCGGGCTGCTCGGCAACAGCGGAAACACCGATGCGCCGCATCTGCACTTTCACGTGATGGACGGCCCGGATCCGTTGCATGCGAACGGTATTCCGTTCGTGTTCGATTCGTTCGAGCTCACTTCGAAGTTGGCAGGCGAGGAAGCCCTGGATCAGCTGGTCTCGACAGGCGGGCCGGCCGCCATGGACCCGACGTTCACCTCAGCCGATCGCTCCGAGCAGTTGCCCCTGACCTTCGATGTCATGACGTATAACGAGTAA
- a CDS encoding serine/threonine-protein kinase, giving the protein MQPGSDRVTADENTVRASSGTVPVMADASSTRSTVPVGVDLEVDAVHRLHRAWNAITTSGAPEPPVLADYLPDSDVIRRRWLEKLISVDLQERWLRFRMPKRLHEYCAEFDEIDARSLPADLIYEEFCIRRQSGDSVSPPEYLTEFPHQAAALAELLNTMVGEPTAQHPPDLDGTLTGRPTGAYTSEMTATSDATSTAGLAWTRPGSPGELEDLDVGERVDDFDLLMGLGRGAFARVFLARQRSMQRIVAVKISEDRGSEPQTLAQLDHDYIVRVFDQRLLADRGLRLLYMQYVPGGTLLELLVRVRACEPSERSGTLLLDVVDTALDARGSLRPTDSTVRQSLSALSWPETVAWLGRRLAEALHYAGEHGVLHRDIKPANILLTAEGVPKLADFNISFSDQVDGDSPVAYFGGSLSYMSPEQLEACHPGRPGSAEDLDTRSDLYSLAVVLWELLSGRKPFDDASPASGDGDRTVIDGLLEMRRAGISDAAVAALPPDCPSTLRRVLTRCLAPLPEDRWSTGQELAQQFELCLDQHARDLVDPPPTSTRFRLRKLTVPTMTAAIGIPNVTAAFYNYQHNKALIIGDLLPVAQDQFETITAVINGVFWPVGLAMIVYFFRRVLSVPRALRAGKPVSDDDLAAVRYDTLQVAGRVVAVCLGLWVCAGIAFPVSLQIAAGSVPAQAYVHFIASLVVCGAMATAYPFFLVSLFAVRCLYPSFLPYGRAGERDDVLLARASRRSIGYLTVAAAIPLVAVGGLTFVPAENIPDILDVVRVVCVGGIAAFVASYSIFRLIERDLGALRRVVSRN; this is encoded by the coding sequence GTGCAGCCAGGCTCGGACAGAGTCACCGCAGACGAGAACACAGTTCGAGCCAGCTCGGGCACCGTTCCGGTGATGGCCGACGCGTCCTCGACCCGCTCCACTGTGCCTGTCGGCGTCGACCTCGAGGTCGACGCGGTGCATCGCCTGCACCGCGCGTGGAACGCGATCACCACCAGCGGGGCACCCGAACCGCCTGTTCTCGCCGACTACCTCCCCGACTCGGATGTCATCCGTCGTCGATGGCTCGAGAAGTTGATCTCCGTCGACCTCCAGGAACGCTGGCTGCGGTTTCGGATGCCGAAGCGCCTGCACGAGTACTGCGCGGAGTTCGACGAGATCGACGCTCGGTCTCTGCCTGCGGACCTCATCTACGAAGAATTCTGCATTCGACGCCAGAGCGGTGACTCCGTGTCGCCGCCGGAGTATCTGACCGAGTTCCCCCATCAAGCTGCCGCGCTCGCCGAACTGCTGAACACGATGGTCGGCGAGCCGACGGCCCAACATCCTCCCGACCTCGACGGAACACTGACGGGCCGACCCACCGGGGCCTACACGTCAGAGATGACGGCGACCTCGGATGCGACATCGACCGCCGGGCTGGCGTGGACTCGTCCAGGTTCGCCCGGCGAGCTGGAGGATCTCGACGTCGGCGAGCGAGTGGACGACTTCGATCTCCTGATGGGCCTCGGTCGAGGAGCATTCGCCCGTGTCTTTCTGGCGCGCCAACGGTCGATGCAACGGATCGTCGCGGTGAAGATTTCCGAGGATCGCGGCAGCGAGCCACAGACTCTCGCGCAGCTCGACCACGACTACATCGTGCGTGTCTTCGACCAACGTCTGCTTGCAGACCGAGGTCTTCGCCTCCTGTACATGCAGTACGTGCCAGGCGGAACCCTGCTCGAGTTGCTGGTACGGGTGCGCGCATGCGAGCCCAGCGAGCGAAGCGGCACACTGCTCCTCGACGTCGTCGACACGGCACTCGACGCCCGCGGGAGTCTGCGCCCCACCGATTCGACTGTGCGACAGTCTCTTTCTGCACTGTCGTGGCCGGAGACCGTAGCGTGGCTGGGGCGACGACTCGCGGAGGCCCTGCACTACGCCGGTGAGCACGGCGTGCTGCATCGGGACATCAAACCGGCCAACATACTGCTCACCGCGGAGGGTGTGCCGAAGCTGGCCGATTTCAACATCAGTTTCTCCGACCAGGTCGACGGCGACAGCCCGGTCGCCTATTTCGGCGGCTCGCTGTCGTACATGTCCCCAGAGCAGTTGGAAGCCTGCCATCCGGGCAGACCGGGTAGCGCCGAGGATCTGGACACCCGAAGCGACCTGTACTCGCTGGCGGTCGTGCTGTGGGAGCTCCTGTCCGGCAGAAAACCGTTCGACGACGCCTCGCCGGCATCCGGAGACGGCGACCGGACGGTCATCGACGGGCTACTCGAGATGCGCCGCGCCGGAATCAGCGACGCTGCCGTCGCCGCCCTCCCGCCGGATTGCCCGTCGACGCTGCGCCGCGTGCTGACCCGATGCCTCGCACCCTTGCCCGAGGACAGATGGTCGACGGGCCAGGAGCTGGCCCAGCAGTTCGAGCTGTGCCTCGACCAGCACGCGCGAGATCTCGTCGACCCGCCTCCGACGAGTACTCGGTTTCGGCTACGAAAACTCACAGTCCCGACGATGACGGCCGCCATCGGCATTCCCAACGTCACCGCGGCGTTCTACAACTACCAGCACAACAAGGCCCTCATCATCGGCGATCTTCTGCCCGTCGCGCAGGATCAATTCGAGACGATCACCGCAGTGATCAACGGGGTGTTCTGGCCCGTCGGGCTGGCCATGATCGTGTACTTCTTCCGACGGGTCCTGTCCGTTCCCCGTGCCCTACGCGCAGGCAAGCCCGTCTCGGACGACGATCTCGCAGCCGTGCGGTACGACACTCTGCAGGTCGCAGGCCGCGTGGTCGCGGTGTGCCTCGGACTCTGGGTATGTGCGGGGATCGCATTTCCGGTGTCGCTGCAGATCGCTGCCGGTTCGGTGCCGGCCCAGGCATACGTCCACTTCATCGCATCGCTCGTAGTGTGCGGAGCCATGGCGACGGCATACCCGTTCTTCCTGGTGTCGCTGTTCGCCGTGCGATGCCTGTACCCGTCGTTCCTTCCCTACGGACGAGCCGGTGAGCGGGACGACGTTCTGCTCGCCAGAGCCAGCAGGCGCAGCATCGGCTACCTGACCGTGGCCGCGGCAATTCCCCTGGTCGCCGTCGGCGGTCTGACTTTCGTTCCAGCGGAGAACATTCCGGACATACTCGACGTCGTACGGGTCGTCTGCGTCGGCGGGATCGCCGCGTTCGTGGCGTCGTACTCGATTTTCCGTCTGATCGAGCGCGACCTCGGAGCGCTACGCCGCGTCGTGTCCAGGAACTAG
- the hpt gene encoding hypoxanthine phosphoribosyltransferase, which produces MYEGDIESILISEEQIKARTAELAEEIAKLYPVGAPEGDLLLVGVLKGAIMFMTDFARALPIPTQLEFMAVSSYGSSTSSSGVVRILKDLDRDINGRHVLIVEDIIDSGLTLSWLKRNLATRNPASLSVVTLLRKPDAIKVDVEVGHVGFDIPNEFVVGYGLDYNERYRDLPYIGTLEPRVYGG; this is translated from the coding sequence GTGTACGAGGGCGACATCGAATCGATTCTCATCTCCGAGGAGCAGATCAAGGCTCGAACCGCGGAGCTTGCCGAGGAGATCGCCAAGCTGTATCCGGTGGGCGCGCCCGAGGGTGATCTTCTTCTGGTCGGTGTCCTCAAGGGCGCGATCATGTTCATGACCGATTTCGCGCGTGCGCTGCCGATTCCCACGCAGCTCGAGTTCATGGCGGTCAGCTCGTACGGTTCGTCGACGTCGTCGTCCGGCGTGGTGCGCATTCTCAAAGACCTCGACCGTGACATCAACGGCAGGCACGTGCTCATCGTCGAGGACATCATCGATTCAGGGCTGACGTTGTCGTGGCTCAAGCGCAACCTCGCGACGCGGAATCCTGCGTCGTTGTCAGTCGTCACGCTGCTGCGTAAGCCGGATGCCATCAAGGTCGACGTCGAGGTCGGACACGTCGGTTTCGATATCCCCAACGAGTTCGTGGTCGGGTACGGACTGGACTACAACGAGCGTTACCGCGACCTGCCCTACATCGGAACCCTCGAACCCCGCGTCTACGGCGGCTAG
- the tilS gene encoding tRNA lysidine(34) synthetase TilS produces MDRARPGLMLPETPAILEVRLAVRSWLRYWSGPVAVALSGGADSLALTAAAAAEAPEVVALVVDHGLQSGSAAVAATAAWQATALGCVDARVLTVTVGTDGGMEAAARRARYDALRDARGESAVLIGHTLDDQAETVLLGLSRGSGPRSIAGMAPWDAPWGRPLLGVRRSVTWQACGDLGIAAFEDPHNVDDAFSRVRLRREVLPLLEDVLGGGVAQALGRTATQVREDSQVLDALAVDLLHSAGAGDDLSVTVLTDVPPALRRRTLRLWLLRNGAKGLSDKQLRLVDDLIGEWRGQGGVAVSGAPDGARLVVGRRRGRLVTELEWSLRNDH; encoded by the coding sequence GTGGATCGCGCGCGTCCTGGGCTGATGCTGCCGGAGACACCAGCGATCCTCGAGGTGCGCCTCGCCGTGCGTTCGTGGCTGCGGTACTGGTCCGGCCCAGTGGCCGTTGCGCTGTCCGGTGGCGCGGATTCTCTCGCACTGACCGCGGCAGCGGCGGCCGAGGCCCCCGAGGTGGTGGCACTCGTCGTCGATCACGGTCTGCAGTCCGGATCCGCCGCGGTCGCCGCTACCGCAGCCTGGCAGGCGACGGCACTCGGTTGCGTCGACGCGAGGGTGCTGACGGTGACTGTCGGAACCGACGGCGGCATGGAAGCTGCTGCCAGGCGCGCCCGCTACGACGCGCTTCGAGATGCGCGGGGCGAGTCGGCGGTACTCATCGGGCACACGCTCGACGATCAGGCGGAGACCGTCCTTCTCGGACTCTCGCGTGGGTCGGGACCGCGGTCGATCGCCGGTATGGCCCCATGGGACGCGCCGTGGGGGAGACCGTTGCTCGGGGTGAGACGGTCGGTGACGTGGCAGGCGTGCGGTGACCTCGGAATCGCCGCGTTCGAGGACCCACACAACGTCGACGACGCCTTCTCCCGGGTCCGGTTGCGCCGCGAAGTGCTGCCGCTGCTCGAGGACGTGCTGGGCGGCGGCGTCGCCCAGGCACTCGGCCGGACCGCGACTCAGGTCCGCGAGGATTCCCAGGTTCTCGACGCACTGGCGGTGGACCTGCTCCACTCGGCGGGCGCCGGCGACGACCTGTCGGTGACGGTGCTCACTGACGTACCTCCGGCGCTTCGTCGACGAACTCTACGTCTGTGGTTGCTGCGCAATGGCGCAAAAGGGCTGTCGGACAAGCAGTTACGGTTGGTCGACGATTTGATCGGAGAGTGGCGTGGGCAAGGGGGCGTTGCTGTGAGCGGCGCGCCCGACGGTGCGAGGTTGGTGGTGGGGCGTCGGCGTGGCAGGCTTGTCACGGAGCTGGAGTGGAGCCTGCGGAATGACCATTGA
- a CDS encoding zinc-dependent metalloprotease, with the protein MGGAVDWALASKTGAKLAPKEPATSRYTAETAVEELAQASIRAEGPVRETTGLADGLPVPEAQIVTRAGWIEAAAASMKHLTGDSDAEPSGLLAGKPAGLQAGAMLAFLSSAILGQYDPFTGEHGTLLLVAPNIIAVERALKVPPSDFRLWVCLHEVTHRVQFSSAPWIGEYMRSSVAVLSDGVDEPMGEFAGRLTTALKARKASDKAEDGGIVGLLRATQPAAQRDAIDRLLVLGTLLEGHADHVMDAVGPAVVPSVAQIRSAFDSRRRRKQNPLQRVVRALLGMDAKMAQYVRGKAFVDHVVGAVGMERFNVIWTDASTLPLLDEIENPDRWIARVLG; encoded by the coding sequence ATCGGCGGCGCCGTCGACTGGGCCCTGGCGTCCAAGACCGGTGCCAAGCTGGCTCCGAAGGAACCGGCGACCTCGCGCTACACCGCGGAAACGGCCGTCGAGGAACTCGCACAGGCATCCATTCGTGCCGAAGGGCCGGTTCGGGAGACGACAGGACTGGCCGACGGTCTCCCGGTTCCCGAGGCGCAGATCGTCACTCGCGCTGGGTGGATCGAAGCAGCAGCAGCGTCCATGAAGCACCTCACCGGTGACTCGGACGCCGAGCCGTCGGGACTGCTCGCCGGCAAGCCCGCGGGGCTGCAGGCAGGCGCGATGCTTGCGTTTCTGTCCAGCGCCATCCTCGGGCAGTACGACCCCTTTACCGGCGAGCACGGCACACTTCTGCTCGTCGCGCCCAACATCATCGCGGTCGAGCGAGCATTGAAGGTTCCGCCGAGCGATTTTCGGTTGTGGGTGTGCCTGCACGAGGTGACGCACCGAGTCCAGTTCTCCTCCGCGCCGTGGATCGGGGAGTACATGCGTAGTTCGGTGGCGGTCCTCTCCGACGGAGTCGACGAGCCCATGGGCGAGTTCGCCGGCCGATTGACCACCGCACTCAAGGCTCGCAAAGCGTCCGACAAGGCCGAGGACGGAGGAATCGTCGGACTGCTTCGTGCCACTCAGCCCGCCGCGCAGCGCGACGCCATAGACCGTCTGTTGGTCCTCGGAACCTTGCTCGAGGGGCATGCCGATCACGTCATGGACGCGGTAGGGCCCGCTGTGGTTCCGTCGGTCGCGCAGATCAGAAGCGCCTTCGACAGCCGACGTCGGCGTAAGCAGAACCCGTTGCAGCGCGTCGTGCGAGCCTTGCTCGGAATGGACGCGAAGATGGCGCAGTACGTCCGCGGCAAAGCGTTCGTCGATCATGTGGTCGGTGCGGTGGGAATGGAACGCTTCAACGTCATTTGGACCGACGCGAGCACCCTGCCTTTGCTCGACGAGATCGAGAATCCGGACCGGTGGATCGCGCGCGTCCTGGGCTGA